The Methanothrix sp. genome window below encodes:
- a CDS encoding transposase, producing YLFGDGEYDSRKFLNDVVDKGYMPVIKPRKISAGGFGSRIRDRIFNSEIYKHRSVCEGFFGALTNWFGDRIPCFLEETTITRILLRVLAYALRILSRFSIK from the coding sequence GCTATTTATTTGGTGACGGTGAATATGATTCCAGGAAATTTTTGAATGATGTTGTAGATAAAGGTTACATGCCTGTTATTAAACCGAGAAAAATAAGTGCCGGTGGTTTTGGATCCAGAATCAGAGATCGGATCTTTAATAGCGAAATATACAAACACAGATCAGTTTGTGAAGGATTCTTTGGTGCTTTGACCAATTGGTTTGGAGATAGAATACCATGTTTCCTCGAAGAGACAACTATTACAAGGATACTTCTGAGAGTACTGGCTTATGCATTGAGAATTCTATCAAGATTTAGTATAAAATAA
- a CDS encoding metal ABC transporter substrate-binding protein produces MKKAILLLILSLIAVHSAYAEPIKIVATTSTLEDLIKGVGGDNVDVTYIVSSGVCPDHWDLKPSQVAALNEASIIFQHGMEGWLKNITRPDQKVIVLSGPWNTPQMAINKTMQIAAALKEADPEHAGEYDRRAEVLVERFQNVSEVLSKRAREAGTENVKVLCMEWQSGFVSWMGFDIVKTYASEEKLSLKDVDDLIKAGRENSVSIVVDNLQSGVRVGEQIAKEINATHVILTNFPGAVEGTETLDKMMLHNGEALLAAVSAAA; encoded by the coding sequence ATGAAGAAAGCGATATTGCTCCTGATTTTATCGCTGATCGCTGTTCACTCAGCATATGCTGAGCCGATCAAGATAGTGGCCACGACCTCCACCCTGGAGGATCTCATAAAGGGCGTGGGCGGGGATAATGTCGATGTCACCTACATAGTCTCTTCCGGTGTGTGTCCAGATCACTGGGACCTGAAGCCATCGCAGGTTGCCGCTCTGAACGAGGCGAGCATAATATTCCAGCATGGAATGGAGGGGTGGCTCAAGAACATCACAAGGCCAGATCAGAAGGTGATAGTCCTCTCCGGTCCCTGGAACACGCCGCAGATGGCGATAAACAAGACGATGCAGATCGCGGCTGCTCTCAAGGAGGCCGATCCGGAGCATGCAGGGGAGTATGATCGGAGAGCAGAAGTGCTGGTCGAGCGCTTCCAGAACGTATCCGAGGTTCTGAGCAAGAGGGCTAGGGAGGCGGGCACGGAGAACGTGAAGGTCCTGTGCATGGAATGGCAGTCCGGCTTCGTCTCATGGATGGGATTTGATATAGTGAAGACGTACGCCTCTGAGGAGAAGCTCTCGCTGAAGGACGTGGACGATTTGATAAAGGCGGGCAGGGAGAACAGCGTCTCCATAGTTGTGGACAACCTCCAGAGCGGTGTCAGGGTGGGAGAGCAGATCGCAAAGGAGATCAACGCCACTCATGTGATCCTCACAAACTTCCCCGGGGCGGTCGAGGGAACAGAGACGCTCGATAAGATGATGCTCCACAACGGTGAGGCGCTGCTTGCGGCGGTCAGCGCAGCCGCTTGA
- the serB gene encoding phosphoserine phosphatase SerB, with protein sequence MNADPGDHFKDLWVITFVGRDRPGLIRDILQLPAERNVNIVDMDQRVLQGLFVMSVVADFSRAAINPKELEMEMQRRSDSLGVQCMFLPLERYRGIRRSRKNLYVVTILARDRVGIIRDVASVASTRGINIERAAVTARGDLISIEFVMDFGEADPDECRRWIRSECERLGLDVVVQRLDKAQKEKRLIVFDMDMTIVDFEIINRLASFAGVDDEVRMITDRAMNGEIDFEESLRRRVRLLKGMPVSALKEIADQLSLTPGSEELIHHLKQMGYKIALISGGFTYFTDVLKERLGFDYTFANELEIQDGRLTGEIKGEIIDAEAKGEIVKRLAEMEGISPDNIVAVGDGANDCLMIQNAGLGVAFNAKDVLKKVSDGSISRENLLGLLNILGLADRRSLL encoded by the coding sequence ATGAACGCCGATCCTGGAGATCATTTTAAAGACCTGTGGGTGATAACCTTCGTGGGCAGGGACCGGCCCGGCCTCATACGTGATATACTCCAGCTCCCTGCAGAGCGGAATGTGAACATAGTGGATATGGACCAGAGGGTGCTCCAGGGGCTGTTCGTCATGTCCGTGGTCGCGGATTTCAGCAGAGCCGCGATCAACCCAAAAGAGCTTGAGATGGAGATGCAGAGGCGATCCGATTCCCTGGGAGTGCAGTGCATGTTCCTGCCGCTGGAGAGATACCGTGGAATAAGAAGGAGCAGGAAGAACCTCTACGTGGTCACGATCCTCGCAAGGGACAGGGTCGGCATAATAAGAGATGTTGCATCTGTCGCGTCCACCAGAGGCATAAACATCGAGAGGGCTGCAGTGACCGCTCGCGGCGATCTGATATCGATAGAGTTCGTGATGGACTTCGGGGAGGCAGACCCTGATGAGTGCAGGCGGTGGATCAGATCAGAGTGTGAGCGGTTGGGTCTCGATGTTGTGGTCCAGAGGCTGGATAAGGCCCAGAAGGAGAAGCGTCTGATCGTCTTCGACATGGATATGACGATTGTTGACTTCGAGATAATAAACAGGCTTGCAAGCTTCGCTGGCGTCGATGATGAGGTGAGGATGATAACTGACAGGGCTATGAACGGCGAGATCGATTTTGAGGAGTCGCTCAGACGCCGCGTGAGGCTTCTGAAGGGGATGCCTGTCTCGGCGCTGAAGGAGATCGCGGATCAGCTCTCCCTGACGCCGGGGTCTGAGGAGCTCATACACCACCTGAAGCAGATGGGCTACAAGATAGCGCTCATAAGTGGAGGATTTACATACTTCACCGATGTATTGAAGGAGCGGCTTGGTTTCGACTACACATTCGCCAATGAGCTCGAGATACAGGACGGCCGTCTGACAGGGGAGATCAAGGGCGAGATCATCGATGCAGAGGCGAAGGGAGAGATAGTCAAGCGGCTCGCTGAGATGGAGGGCATCAGCCCGGACAACATAGTTGCTGTTGGAGACGGGGCAAACGACTGTCTGATGATACAGAACGCAGGACTCGGCGTGGCGTTCAATGCGAAGGATGTGCTGAAGAAGGTCTCCGACGGGTCGATATCGAGAGAGAACCTGCTGGGGCTGCTGAATATTCTGGGGCTGGCTGACAGGAGAAGCCTGCTCTGA